From Daucus carota subsp. sativus chromosome 6, DH1 v3.0, whole genome shotgun sequence:
TTTCGATCTCATTTAGAACACTGTTTTCAGAAATTATATCAGTCTTAaaagtaaaaagttaaattcaaaaacaaatcgacAGTTTCAGAAGTGTTATACATGGGGATTGAACACAGTAGGTAATAGAGATTATGTAGgtacgattaattgaatttatgcATCCAAAAAATGACTATATATGGATTATTAGGATTCTACGTAACCCATCTCTCTCCCCATCAATTTTATCCATTTTTTGGACgcggaaattcaattaattgtaCATACATAATCTCTATGGCCTACTGTGTTAAAGCCCTATAAGTAACACTTCTTAAACTGTTTTTTTGTTTTcgaatttaacattttatttttaagactgatacaatttctgaaaacggtgtttcaaatgagaccgaCAATTCGAGAGTATTCtgaatgatatattggtgtgaagtgagtgcccaattagataattaaccctaaatTAAACCTTCAGCCATATACCGACAAGTATATCATCTATATACTTCACTTGAAAGAGAGAACGAATGACAAGTCCAATAATATTCCACCACGCCAAACAAAAAATCTAGGTGCATTTCTTACATTCTTGCTATAAAtccagaaaaataaattaaaattaaccaACCAAGAGAGAAAAAGTTGGGGTCCAACATCCAATCAAGACCTAAACAGACCTTATTATTGATGTCACGCAATCGTTGCTTTAAAACCTCAGATCTCTCAATCCATTTAGGTTCATTTTCCTGTTTACACGTCCATGCATTCCTTAGGGCCACTCTCCACTCTGAAGTTCCACTTGTGATTTCTTTGTTTAGTTCAACCCACTCTGGCAAACACTTGTTTTTTGACAAGATCCTGTACAAGGTGTCATCAGCAGGATCGGCATGCGGATTTGAACTTAGATCCAGTGGTTTACCTTTCCCAGATAAGTTCTCGAACTGACCTTCTTCCATTGAATGCCATATCCGTTGCTCAACAACATTGATTATATCAGTTTCAGATCTGTCCACATAAGTTGCAGATATCTATATCAAATGTTAAATAAGTCGCAACACATATCAAATACTGGTGTGCTCCACACTAATCAGATTATtagtaaattttaatcaacaaaTTCC
This genomic window contains:
- the LOC108225214 gene encoding uncharacterized protein LOC108225214, translated to MANHRIIAAVRSIQKSTVGEGFSGVLGQRACSSSSKKPKKDVNDRLSGVIDAVNDRKLPPELRGQRNAVRSETDIINVVEQRIWHSMEEGQFENLSGKGKPLDLSSNPHADPADDTLYRILSKNKCLPEWVELNKEITSGTSEWRVALRNAWTCKQENEPKWIERSEVLKQRLRDINNKVFRYNLIVPFGRQMNGLNWEKEIANLHGG